A window of Myxococcales bacterium contains these coding sequences:
- a CDS encoding deoxyribodipyrimidine photo-lyase: MRTLVWFRGKDLRVSDHEPLTSAVGTSRGGGDVVLLFVLDPFFFSREAAAEMPHRMQFLLESLTSLAENLAHLGGTLLVVPGKSYEKVPEVARALAVERVVAQAWTEPFGRERDRRVRERLSVPFELMEGERLAPHGTLRTGQGHPFSVYTPFSRAFARDVRLEPPKRAPRALPPLGSSLSRAASKLGLRAIPTLEELGLRRNPDLVEGGERAARARLGAFVESRLAAYADARDLLGATGTSRLSQDLKFGTLSPRQVWAAAASSRGPGPDTFRRELVWREFAHHILDARPDVLDRPFKRSFEGFPYVDDPRGWEAWITGKTGYPVVDAAARELLATGYVHNRARMIAASFLTKHLRISYRAGEAHYMKYLTDGDWAQNDAGWQWSSGSGCDAQPYFRVFAPVTQGEKFDADGAYVKRWVPELAKLDARHVHAPWEAPPLALRAAGIELGKTYPFPIVDHAKARDTFLSVAKAYFGTEGPPRS; the protein is encoded by the coding sequence TTGCGAACGCTCGTTTGGTTCCGAGGAAAAGACCTGAGGGTGTCCGACCACGAGCCCCTCACGAGCGCCGTCGGGACGAGCCGCGGCGGGGGCGACGTCGTCCTCCTCTTCGTGCTCGATCCGTTCTTCTTCTCGCGCGAGGCGGCGGCCGAGATGCCGCACCGGATGCAGTTTCTGCTCGAGTCGCTCACCTCGCTCGCCGAGAACCTCGCGCACCTCGGGGGCACGCTGCTCGTCGTGCCCGGGAAGAGCTACGAGAAGGTCCCCGAGGTGGCGCGTGCCCTCGCGGTCGAGCGGGTCGTCGCCCAGGCGTGGACCGAGCCCTTCGGCCGTGAGCGCGATCGCCGTGTGCGGGAGCGGCTCTCCGTGCCCTTCGAGCTCATGGAAGGTGAGCGCCTCGCGCCACACGGGACGCTTCGAACGGGCCAAGGCCACCCCTTCTCGGTCTACACGCCGTTCTCTCGCGCCTTCGCGCGCGACGTGCGCCTCGAACCTCCGAAGAGGGCGCCTCGGGCGCTTCCCCCGCTCGGCTCCTCTCTCTCCCGCGCGGCCTCGAAGCTCGGGCTGCGGGCGATCCCCACCCTCGAGGAGCTCGGGCTACGGCGGAACCCGGACCTCGTCGAGGGTGGCGAGCGGGCCGCTCGCGCGAGGCTCGGGGCGTTCGTCGAGTCGCGGCTCGCGGCGTACGCGGACGCGCGGGATCTCCTCGGCGCGACGGGCACGAGCCGCCTCTCGCAAGACCTGAAATTCGGCACGCTCTCGCCACGTCAGGTGTGGGCGGCGGCCGCGAGCAGCAGAGGGCCCGGGCCCGACACGTTCCGCCGCGAGCTCGTCTGGAGAGAGTTCGCCCACCACATCCTCGACGCCCGACCGGACGTGCTCGATCGTCCGTTCAAGAGGTCGTTCGAGGGGTTCCCCTACGTCGACGACCCCCGCGGGTGGGAGGCGTGGATCACGGGAAAGACGGGCTACCCCGTCGTCGATGCGGCCGCGCGCGAGCTCCTGGCGACGGGCTACGTGCACAACCGCGCGCGCATGATCGCGGCGAGCTTCCTCACGAAGCACCTCCGGATCTCGTACCGCGCGGGCGAGGCGCACTACATGAAGTACCTCACGGACGGCGACTGGGCGCAGAACGACGCCGGCTGGCAGTGGTCGTCAGGGTCGGGCTGCGACGCGCAGCCGTACTTCCGGGTCTTCGCGCCCGTCACCCAGGGCGAGAAGTTCGACGCCGACGGCGCCTACGTGAAGCGCTGGGTACCCGAGCTCGCGAAGCTCGACGCGCGCCACGTGCACGCGCCGTGGGAGGCGCCGCCGCTCGCGCTTCGGGCGGCCGGCATCGAATTGGGCAAGACGTACCCCTTCCCCATCGTCGACCACGCCAAGGCCCGCGACACGTTCTTGTCGGTCGCGAAGGCGTATTTCGGGACCGAGGGCCCACCTCGCAGCTGA